The Pollutimonas sp. M17 sequence GAGACCCTGCTGGCCGAAGGAAGCGCCGTATTGCGCATCGACCTGCTGCCCGACCGCAGCCTGGCGCGGGTATGCGAAGAGGTCGCCCGGCCGCGCGGTTCCCGATCCTGGTCCAGCCATCTGGCCAGCCGCTTGGGATTGCGCGGGGTCAAGGCCGGATTGCTGCGCGAATGCCTGCCCAAGGAGACCTTCGATGACCCCGAGGCGTTGGCCGCGGCCATAAAGGGCGTGCCCGTGCGCCTGACCGGCATGCGGCCCCTGGATGAAGCCATCAGCACGGCCGGCGGTGTCCGCTTCGACGGCCTGACCGATGATTCGATGCTGCGCGCTATGCCGGGCGTATTTTGCGCGGGCGAAATGCTGGATTGGGAGGCGCCCACCGGCGGCTATCTGCTGACGGCCTGCTTCGCCAGCGGCCGGGCGGCGGGCCGGGGCGTGCTGCGCTGGCTGGACGATCGGACGCCAGCCCTTACCGAAACGCCTTGAGTTTTCTGCGGCGCCTTGCCAGATAGGCGGTCGTCGATCATGGAAAAACCACCGCAAATACGATCCATGCCGCAATGGCGGCCCCGGCGGCGATCCGGCCTGCCGCTCAGGTTACCGGGGCCGGATTGAACAGGACCAGCGCGTTCGCCAGCTTCCAGTGTTCGGCCCAGGTCTTTTTACGGCCGCTCGCCACGTCCAGCATCAGGCGGAACAATTCCCAGCCCACCTCCTCGATGCTGGCGGAGCCATCCGCGATCCGGCCGGCATTGATGTCCATCAAGTCATGCCAGCGCCGGGCAAGGTCGCTGCGCGTGGCCACCTTGATGACGGGGCATTCCGCCAGGCCGTACGGCGTCCCGCGTCCCGTGGTGAATACATGAAGATTCATGCCCGCGGCAAGTTGAAGCGTGCCGCAGATGAAATCGCTTGCAGGGGTGGCGGCGAAGGTCAATCCCTTTGATTTCAGCTTTTCACCGGGGGCGAGCACGCCGGAAATCGGCGCCGAGCCCGACTTGACGATGGACCCCATCGCTTTCTCGACGATATTCGACAGGCCGCCCTTCTTGTTGCCCGGCGTGGTGTTGGCGCTTCTATCCACGCTGCCCCGCTTCAGGTAGGCGTCGTACCAGGCCATTTCGCGGATCATGGCCTCGGCCACTTCCGGCGAGCTCGCCCGGGCGGTCAACTGGGCGATTCCGTCGCGCACCTCGGTGGTCTCGGAAAAGACCACGCTCGCGCCCGCGCGGACCAGGAGGTCCGTGCAGAAGCCGACGGCGGGGTTGGCCGTGACGCCGGAGAAAGCATCGCTGCCGCCGCATTGCACGCCGACCACCAGTTCGCTGGCCGGCACGGTTTCCCTTTTACGGGCATTCAGGCGTCGAAGGTGGCTTTCAGCCTGACGCATGATGGACTCGACCATGGACATGAAGCCCACGTGGGCCTCGTCCTGCAAGCAAACCACGTCCGGCCCGCCACCGGCGGCCGCCGTGTCTGGAACGACCTTGTCCGCCTCGACGCGCGGAATGACGCCGGGAGGCAGAAGGCGTTCGGGCTGGAGCTTTTCACAGCCCAAGCTGACCACCATGACTTCGCCGCCAAAATTGGGGTTCAGGCTGATGTTGCGTAAGGTACGGATCGGGACGACGGCGTCCGGCGCATCGATGGCCACCCCGCAGCCGTAGCTGTGCTCCAGGGCCACGACATCGTCCACATTGGGATAGCTGGGCAGCAGTTCGGTCTTGATGCGTTGCACGGCAAATGCGGTGACGCCGGCGACGCATTGCACGGTTTGCGTAATGGCCAGGATGTTGCGCGTCCCCACCGATCCATCCCGATTCCTGTAGCCCTCGAAGGTATAGCCGGCAAGCGCGTCTTGCGCAGGCCGCTTTACCGTGGCCATGGGCAGGCCGTCCAGATCACGGGCTTCGGGCATCTTCAGCAGGCGTTCGTTTACCCAGCTGCCGGCCGGGATCGTCTCGATGGCATAGCCGATAGGGATGCCGTAGCGCAATACTTCGGTGCCGCCGGGTATATCGACCAGCGCCACCTTGTGGCCTTGCGGAACCCCATTGCGCAGGACGAGGCCGGATGGCAGCACGGTGCCTGCGGGCAGGCCGCCGTCATTGGCCACGATGGCCACGTTATCGTGGCTATGCATCATGATCGTCAGAGGGGCTGTGCGGGATACAACGGGCATCCTTATCTCCTGGGCTTGAAAGGTAAATTGGTAGCGGTACCATTGTAAGCCTTAACAGATGGAAAAATCCAATATATCCTCATCGTCATCCAGCGACAGCGTTGCCCAGCGCCAAGCCTCTTATCATGCTTAATCAAGCATACAGGCGTCGAATAGCCCTTTTTGCGTCATGGCTTTAGATCCCGAATTAGCGCTGAACCTAGTGCAAACACCTAAAGAAAATTATTGACGGTAATATTTGGTATCGCTACCATTGCTGTTGAATGGTAGCGATACCATAAAGGCTGCCTCATTAGCGCGGCCCAGAGCGGCTTCATCATTCTTTTTAAAAATATGCCCAGGAGGCAACATGAAAAAAATACTCTGCGCGCTTGCCGCGACCTTAGCCATGACGTCGGCCCATGCGGCCTGGCCCGACAAGACGGTAACGATGGTGGTTCCCTTCCCGCCGGGCGGCTCCACAGACCTGATTGGCCGTTTGCTGGCTTCCAAGCTCGAAACCCAGCTTGGGCAGACTTTCGTGGTCGACAACAAGGCCGGCGCAACGGGCACGATCGGCGCGGCCCATGTCGCCCGCTCCAAACCCGACGGATACACCTTGCTGGTATCGTCGCTGGGCCCATACGTCATCGCGCCGCACCTGTACAGCAAGGTGTCCTATGACGCGCTCAAGGATTTCGACTACCTTACGGTCGCCGTGCAGGCGCCCAACGTCCTGGTCGTACCGGAAACGTCCAAGCACAAATCCGTTGCCGATGTGATTGCATTCGAAAAAGCAAATCCGGATACCATGACATTCGGCTCTTCGGGCAGCGGCAGCAGCGACCACCTGACGGCCGAGCTCTTCTGGCGCCAGACCGGCACCAGCGGCGTTCACGTGCCCTATAAAGGCGGCGGCCCCGTCCTGGCGGCGCTGCTGGGTTCGCAAGTGGATGCCTCGTTCATGAACATCAACACCGCCATCCCGCAGATCAAATCCGGAAAGCTGAAGGCCTTGGCGATAACCAGCGCCAAGCGCTCGCCCTTGCTGCCCGAGGTGCCTACCTTGGCCGAGTCCGGCATCAAGGACGCCAATGTCTACTCGTGGCAGGCCATCGCCGCTCCGCACGGCTTGCCGGCCGACGTAAAGGCCAAGCTGCACGATGCGATGGTCAAAGGCCTGAACGATCCGGCCGTGAAACCCAAGCTGCTGGAGCTGGGCTTCGAAATCGTGGGCAACACGCCGGAAGAGTTCACGCGCTTCCAGGCCGCCGAGTTCAAGCGTTGGAAAGACCTGATCGAGGCCCGCAAGATCAACGCCAACTAACGCGGCAAGCACAATGCGGCCGGGCAGCACGCATCGGCCGGAAGAAGGAATCGCGCATGCGCCTGCCGGGGCATGCGCGATTTGCTTCATGCCGGTGCTTTGGCGGTCAGAGCGGCCGCACGTATACTCGCTCTTTGGATCGAAGGGCCAGCCCGCCGGATATCCGCGGCGGCCTTTCGACATGCATACCTTCAACACGGGCGCATCTTGAATCCCATGAGCGAAAAAGACATCACGAAGCGATCCAGGCGCGGCAGCGGGGCCATCACGCTCAGGGACGTTGCGCGCCTGGCGGGCGTCTCGCCCATTACCGCATCCAGGGCGCTGAATACGCCCGACCAGGTTGCGGCGGAGACGCGCCAGAAGGTGCTGGACGCCGTTCAGCGCACCGGTTATGTGCCCAACAGGATGGCCGGCGGCCTGGCATCGTCGCGCAGCCGCCTGATCGCCGCCGTGGTGCCCAGCACCGTGATGTCGGTATTCATGGAAACCATCGAGGCCCTGAATGGCACGCTGTTCGACGCGGGCTACCAGCTGATGCTGGGGCAGTCGGGTTATTCGCCCCATCGGGAGGAGCTGTTGCTGGAAGCCATTATCGGCCGCCGGCCCGATGGCATCTTCCTTACGGGCATCATGCAGCAGGGCAAGGGCCGGACACGCCTGCTGGCTTCGGGCATCCCCGTGGTGGAAACCTGGGATCTGACCCCTACGCCCATCGACATGCTGGTCGGGTTCTCGCACCTGGAGATCGGCCACGAGGTCGCTCATTTTTTCATAGGAAGAGGCCGGCGCCGCCTGGGTATCGTGCAAGCCAACGATGAACGCGCCAACCGGCGTTCCCGCGCCTTCGCCGAAGTGGTCGGGCAAAGCGGGCTGGCCGACGTTTCGATCGTGAATGTGGGCGCCTCGCGCTCCATCAAAAGCGGGCGCGAGGCGCTGGGCAGGCTGCTTGCCGCGGACCCCGACGTGGACGCGATCTTCTGCAGTTCCGACCTTCTGGCCCTGGGCGTCATGACCGAGGCGCGGGCCCGCAATATTCCCATTCCAGGCCAGATCGCCATCATGGGTTTCGGCGATGTGCCATTCGTGGCGGATATGGTTCCGTCGCTCAGCACCGTGCATATCAACGGGGCCAACATCGGCAAGCTGGCGGCCCGCTGCCTGATCGACAGGGCGGACGACCGCTCGGTCGATCAACGTGTCGTCGATGTGGGGTTTTCCATTGTTGAGCGCGAAACCACAGACTAGTGCAAACCCTAGATGGTTTTGATTGACGGCGTGTTTTGGTACCGCTACCATTTCAATATTCGATATGGTAGCGGTACCAAACCGCATCCCACCGCCTTCACCCAAATCAAAGGACTTTCATGAATCCCCAGGAACTCAAAGCCATCATGTCCCATGGCTTGCTGTCGTTTCCCCTGACCGATTTCGACGCGCAAGGCGAATTCAATGCCAAGGGCTATGCCGCGCGTCTGGAATGGCTGGCCCCGCACGGCGCCAGCGCGCTGTTTGCGGCGGGCGGCACGGGCGAGTTCTTTTCGCTGGCCGGCGACGAGTACGCGGCCGTCATCAAGACGGCGGTGCAGACCTGCAAGGGCAAGGTGCCCATCATTGCCGGCGCGGGCGGCCCCACACGTTTCGCCATCCAGTGCGCCCAGGAAGCCGAGCGGCAGGGTGCCCATGGCATCCTGCTGCTGCCGCACTACCTGACGGAAGCCAGCCAGGAAGGTCTGATCGCACATGTGGAGGCCGTGTGCAAGAGCGTGAAGTTCGGCGTCATCGTCTACAACCGCAATGTGTGCAGGCTGACTCCCGATTCGCTGGCCATCCTGGCCGAGCGCTGTCCCAATCTGATCGGCTTCAAGGACGGCATCGGCGACATCGAACTGATGTCCTCCATCTTCCTGAAGATGGGCGACCGGTTCTCTTACCTGGGCGGGCTGCCGACGGCGGAAGTGTATGCCGCCGCCTACAAGGCCTTGGGGACGCCCGTATACTCATCCGCCGTATTCAACTTCATACCGAAGACCGCCATGCAGTTCTACAACGCGGTGGCGAACGACGACATGGCTACCCAGCATCGCCTGCTGCGCGAGTTCTTCATGCCTTACCTCAGGCTGCGCAACCGCTCGGCCGGCTATGCGGTCAGCATCGTCAAGGCCGGCGCCAGCCTGGTGGGGCATTCCGCCGGGCCGGTGCGTCCGCCCCTGACGGACCTGAAACCCGCCGAACTCGAAGAGCTGAAAGCCCTGATCGAGAAGCTGGGTCCCCAATAATCACATACTCAAGCCGGTAAATCATGATGTCCGCATCCACACCCGTCGTCACCGCATTGCGCGTCATTCCCGTCGCGGGGCATGACGGCATGCTGCTCAATCTCAGCGGCGCGCACGCGCCTTTCTTCACCCGGAACCTGGTCATCGTTACGGACAGCAGCGGGCATACCGGCGTCGGTGAGGTCCCGGGCGGGGAAAAGATCCGCAAGACGCTCGAGGACGCCGCCGCGCTGGCCGTGGGCCGTCCCATAGGCGCCTATAACGCCGTGCTGACCGCCATGCGCGAATACTTCGCCGATCGCGATAGCGGCGGGCGCGGCCAACAGACCTTCGACCTGCGCGTGGCCATCCACGCGGTCACGGCCGTGGAATCGGCCATGCTGGACCTGCTGGGCCAGCACCTGGGCGTGCCCGTGGCCGCCTTGCTGGGCGAGGGCCAGCAGCGCGAGGCCGTGCAGATGCTGGGTTACCTGTTTTATGTGGGCGACCGGCGCAAGACCGACCTGCCTTACCGCAGCGAGCCGGATGCCGCCGACGACTGGACCCGGCTGCGCCACGAAGAGGCGCTGACGCCCGAGGCGATCGTGCGCCTGGCCGAGGCGGCGCAGGCGCGCTACGGGTTCCAGGACTTCAAGCTGAAAGGGGGCGTGTTGCGCGGCGAAGAGGAAGTGGAGGCCATCCGCGCGCTGCACGAACGCTTCCCGCAGGCGCGCTGCACGCTGGATCCGAACGGCGGCTGGCTGCTGAAGGATGCCGTGCGCCTTACCCGGGACCTGCATGGCGTGCTGGCCTATGCCGAAGACCCTTGCGGCGCGGAAGGCGTTTTCTCGGGACGCGAGGTCATGGCCGAGTTTCGCCGCGCCACCGGCCTGCCCACCGCCACCAACATGGTGGCGACCGATTGGCGCGAGATGGCGCATGCGCTGTCGCTGCAATCGGTGGACATCCCGCTGGCCGACCCGCATTTCTGGACCATGTCGGGCTCCGTCAGGGTCGCCCAAACCTGCCAGGCCTTCGGCCTGACCTGGGGCTCTCATTCCAACAATCACTTCGACGTGTCCCTGGCCATGTTCACCCACGTCGGCGCCGCCGCGCCGGGGCGCGTGACCGCCATCGATACGCACTGGATCTGGCAGGATGGCCAGCGCCTGACCAAGGAGCCGCTGCAGATCGTGGACGGCTACGTTCAGGTGCCCAGGAAGCCCGGCCTGGGCGTGGAACTGGACATGGCCGAAGTCGAAAAGGCGCATCAACTCTATCTGCAGCACGGCCTGGGCGCTCGCGATGACGCCATCGCCATGCAGTATCTGGTGCCGGGCTGGACCTTCGATTCCAAGAGGCCTTGCCTGGTGCGCTAGTGCAAGACGCCTGGGAGCCATGGATGAACTGCGCTCCATCGCCCGGACGGCTTCCGGGCGGTGGGGCGCAGTCCCATTTTGGAGGCTGCTATTCGCCCGTGAAGTTGGCCGGGCGTTTTTCGTTGAATGCGCGTACGCCTTCCAGGCGATCCTTCGTGGGGATCGTGCGATAGTAGGCTTCCAGCTCGAACCGATAACCGCTGGAAAGGTCGAGTTGGGTCGCCATGGTCAGTGACTTCTTGGCTTGCCTGATTGAAATCGGCGCGTTCTGCGCGATGCGTTTTGCGGTCGCCATTGTCTCGTTCAGCAACTGATCGGGTGCGCATACCTTGTTGACGACACCCCAATCATAGGCTTCGCGCGCATTGAACGGCAGGCCGGTGAGGGTGATCTCTTTCGCGCGGCGTACCCCGCAAGCACGAGGCAGGTTCTGCGTGCCGCTGGCTCCGGGAATAATCCCCAGGGTGACTTCCGTCAAGGCGAATCGGGCGGTTTCAGCGGCGTAGGCGAAGTCCACTGCCACCGCCAATTCACATCCCCCGCCGAACGCCGCGCCGTTGATGGCGGCGATGATGGGAACGGGGCAATCCTGGATGTGACGCATCAACTGCTCGGTCAGTGCGTGCTGGCGGCGCCATGCCTCGTCGCTCATTCCATGGCGCTCCTTCAAATCGCCCCCCGCGCAAAATATTTTCTCGCCGGCGCCTGTCATGACCAGGCAACGAACCTGGGCGGGATCGACATACAGCTCTGAAAACAGATCGACCAGGTCGGTCAGCATCTGGGTGTTCAAGGCATTGCCGGACTGGGGGCGATTGAGCACGACAGTCAGGACGTGATCCTGTTCGGTCAAGAGCAGGGTTTCATAGGTTTTATTCATCGTTTCGTTCAAGCCTTTGAAGGTTGGTCAACTATCTGAAGGAAGCGAGAGGCCGAGTGCAGGATCCGAACGTCTGCACCCGATGGCTACTGTGTTGTCAGGCTCCTCTCTTTTTCGTAGTGTATACACTAAGGTCTACATGATCAACAGACGTTTCTCCTTTCAATGTCTGAAAAATAAAACCTGAAAATCTTGGACGGAGCTTAAGGTCATCCCAAACTGACCTTGGAGGTGCTTTTTTCAAATTTTCTAGTAATCGAAAATATGAATATTTATTAGTTTATTCATGGTCTTATGATGTCTAATAGGTTCCCTCGAGCTTGGCCGCTGTTTGCGCTGTCTGGTGGGTCATTCCATTTGGATCGATGTCCTGTTGCGAATTTTATTCTTGACAGCAAAGAAATATGTCTCTAATCTTTTTCGTAAAGTGTATACACTAAGCGTAAATCGAAAATTGTTCCGGCAATCTAAGCCAAACGGAGTTGGAGAGGCATATGCAGTGTTCGTCGAAGAACGGCGACAGTCATTTACCCCTGAAGGGAATAAGGGTCGTCACCTTGGAGCATGCCCTGGCAGGCCCATTGTGTACCCGGCATCTGGCCGATCTCGGGGCCGAAGTCATAAAAATCGAACGGCCCGGGGAAGGAGATTTTTCCCGAGGGTATGACGACCATGTCCATGGACAGTCGAATTATTTCGTGTGGCTGAACCGGGGAAAGCGCAGTTTGTCCATCGACATAAAGCATGAGCGGTCGGGCGCCATCCTCAGGCGGCTCATGCGGTCGGCGGATGTCATGGTGCAGAATCTGGCGCCGGGGGCGACCAAACGCATCGGGCTGGATTATGAAACCCTGAGCCAGGAAAACCCCAGGCTGATCGTCGCCGATATTTCCGGGTACGGAGAAGGCGGCTCCTACGTCAATAAAAAAGCATACGACATGCTGATCCAGGCCGAAGCAGGCGTAATCAGCATCAACGGCAGCGAAGATGTGCCGGCGCGAATGGGTTTGTCCATCGTGGACCTTGCAACGGGGCTTTATACGCACACTGCAGTGCTGGCCGCACTGGTTCGCCGAGGACAAACGGGGCAGGGGGCCAATGTAAAGGTTGCAATGCTGGATGCCATTGCGGAATGGATGACCTATCCCATGTATCGCTATGCCTATCAGGGTGGCATGGTTCCGCGCCTGGCCATGAACAATCCCAACATTGCGCCGTATGGCGCCCATGCCACGAAAGACGGCAGCGTCATCTTCAGCATTCAGAACGAGCGGGAATGGCGCTCGTTCTGTGCCGGCGTCATGGGGACCCCGGAGCTGGCGACCAACGAGAAATACGAAAGCAACAGCGTGCGCATCAAGAACGCCAAAGCGCTTACTCGGTGCATCGAACAACATTTCTCCAGCCTGTCCACGACGGAGGCGATTCGTTTGCTGGATAAGGCCGGCATTGCAAACGGCAGGCTGAATACGGCCAAGGAGTTGTGGGAACACACCCAACTGGCCGAGCGTGACCGGTGGCGGGATGTCCGCATCCCCGGAGGCAATACCATCCGGGCCCTGTTGCCGCCGATGACGTTCACGGATTTCGAATATGAAATGGGCTCGGTGCCCGCTTTAGGCGAGCATACAGCCGAAATTCTTTCATGCCTGGACTTCACGCCCAGTGAAATCCAGGAGTTCTATGAGCAGGACGCGGTGGCGTAGCCCAGGCGCAGCCACCCGGAGTTCAGCAACTTAATCACCAAAAGGAATGAAATGGTCAAGAAGGCAAGTTGGAAAGGGCGTTTTTTTGAAGATTTTGAAGTGGGCGACGTTTACCGCCATCCCTTGGGGCGAACCATACTGTCCGCGGACAACACATGGTTCACACTGCTGACTCAGGCACCTGCACCCATACATTACGATCATCATTACGCCAGCCAGACCGAGTGGAAGAAGCCCATCGTGAATTCCACGTTCGTGCTGGCGCTGGTCACCGGACAGAGCGTCACCGACCTGTCGCAGAATGTATTCGCGAATCTGGGCTGGGACAAGGTCGTGATGCCCAAGCCGGTATTCGAGGGCGACACCATTTACTCGCAGTCGGAAGTCCTTGAACTGCGCGATTCAAACTCTCGTCCCAACATCGGCATTCTCAAGGTCAGGACGATCGGTTTCAACCAGGACGGCGTGGAAGTGATCAGTTTCTTCCGGACCATGATGATCTTCCGGGAAGGGCAAGGCCCCGAAATCCCGACCCCCAAAGTGAAAAACAGCTAAGCGGTACAAAACCGCAAAGCATCCAATGGCGCGGCCAGGGTGGCCGCGCACGACATCACCCGAGACGAGGAGACAAAAATGTCGAAATTACTGAGCAAGTGCCTGGCACTTTTCATTGCTGTAGGATTGCCCGCGGCCGCCTTGGCTGAAACCTATCCCGATAAGCCGATACGGATGATCATTGCCAATGCGGTGGGCGGCGGCACCGACTCATCAGGCCGCATCATCGCCCAGCAATTGGCCAAGTCGATGGGCCAGTCCGTGGTCGTGGAAAACTATGCGGGAGCCGGCGGGGTGATCGGCGGAAACATCGCGGCCAAGGCCGCGCCCAACGGATACAACGTATTCTATGATTCGGCCTCGTTTGCGGTGAATCCGGCCATCCGCAAGCTGCCGTACGACCCCGAAAAAGACTTCGTTCCACTGTCCCTGTCCATCAGCCAGCCGAATATCCTGGTGGTGGCGATGGACTCGCCCTACAAGACGTTTGCCGACTTCCTGGAAGCCGCGAAAAAACAACCGGGCGCCCTGACGTTCGGCTCGGCAGGGGTCGGAACGGGCCAGCACATGACGGGCGAACTCTTCAAGAACGTTGCTCAGGTGGACATGCTGCACGTGCCCTACAAGGGTGGCGCGGCCGTGTACAACGACTTGATCGCAGGCCGGATCACCTGCTACTGGGGCAATGCAGGGTCGGGCATGCCTTTCATCAAGGGCAAACGAGTGCGTCCGTTGGCCGTCACCTCTTCCGAACGCCATCCCTCCCTGCCCGACGTGCCCACCATGAAAGAACTGGGCTACAAAGACTTCGAGGTACTGGAGTGGGCCGGCGCCTATGTTCCCGCGGGAACGCCCGATGCCATCGTGCAACGGCTGTCGAAAGAGTTCCAGATGGCTGTCCATGAGCCTGCCGTCAAGGAAAGCCTGGAAAAAATGGGTGTTTTCGCACTGGGAACGCCACAGGAGGATTTCAAGAAGTTCCTGGCAGCCGACTTCAAGCGCTGGAAGGAAGTGGCCGACAAGAACCACATCAAGGTGGACTAGTCCGTCGGGTCGAGCAGGGCATGCCCGGAGAACAGCGGTCTTGCAAGCCGCTGTGAATATTGGGGAGGCCGCAGCCTCCCCAATAGGCGTATCTGGCTGGAAAAAACAAAGAATCGGGAAGTTGAAAAATGAGCGAGCATGTAGAGATATGTGAAGTGGGCCCGCGCGATGGCCTGCAAATGGTCAAGGATGTCGTGCCGACCGAGACGAAACTGAAATGGATCAACCAGCTTCTGGATGCCGGCTTGCCGGAAGTGGAGGCCGGAAGCTTCGTTCCTCCCAGGCTGGTGCCGCAAATGGCCGATACCGACACCGTCATCCGGAGCTTGCTGCGCGCCGGTCGATCCGGCGTGGCGGCGCTTGTGCCCAATCTGAAAGGCGCCCAATTCGCCTACGAGGCGGGCGCAGAGGTCGTCATCATTCCTGTTTCCGTCAGCGACAGCCACAGCATGGCCAATACGCGTAAAACGACGCTCGACCAGGTCAAGGAAGTGGGCGCCATCGTCGACTGGGTCAAGTCGCAGCCGCGCGCCATGCGCGTGGATGTCGGATGCGCCACCGCGTTTGGCTGTTCAATGGAAGGCGGAGTGTCGCAGAAAAAAGTGGTTCAGACGGCGTATGGCTTGGCCCAGGCAGGGGCCGACAGGGTCGTCCTGGCCGATACGGTGGGGTATGCCAATCCCGCCCTGGTCCGCTCAACGATACGCGCAGTGCGTCAGGAGATCGGCCAGGTACTGTATAAGCTGCATCTGCACGATACCTTGGGCATGGGCCTGGCCAATGCGCTGGCAGGGCTCGACGAAGGCATACGCTGCTTCGATGCCTCGCTGGCCGGCTTGGGCGGTTGCCCGTTTGCCCCCGGGGCGACAGGCAACATCGTTACCGAGGACCTGGTGTACATGGTTGAAAGCATGGGGATGACGACAGGAATCTCATTGGACGCGCTGTTCGAGGCGCGCAAGACACTGGCGTCGGCGTTGCCCAATGAGCCTTTGCACGGCAATGTCTATTTGGCGGGAGCGCCCCGCATCACGCCACTGCCCTGATGGTGTAAGAAAAAAGCCCTGCGGCCTCCAGGTTTCACCGGAGGCCGCAGGGCTCGCGCATGGCGCGCGTGCTGGATCAGTAGGCGGCGTAGCTGTTCACGAGATCCAGGGCCTGGATGCAATCGCCGAAGGCTGCCGCGTCGAATTGGGTGGATGTGTCGCTGCTGGC is a genomic window containing:
- the garD gene encoding galactarate dehydratase — its product is MPVVSRTAPLTIMMHSHDNVAIVANDGGLPAGTVLPSGLVLRNGVPQGHKVALVDIPGGTEVLRYGIPIGYAIETIPAGSWVNERLLKMPEARDLDGLPMATVKRPAQDALAGYTFEGYRNRDGSVGTRNILAITQTVQCVAGVTAFAVQRIKTELLPSYPNVDDVVALEHSYGCGVAIDAPDAVVPIRTLRNISLNPNFGGEVMVVSLGCEKLQPERLLPPGVIPRVEADKVVPDTAAAGGGPDVVCLQDEAHVGFMSMVESIMRQAESHLRRLNARKRETVPASELVVGVQCGGSDAFSGVTANPAVGFCTDLLVRAGASVVFSETTEVRDGIAQLTARASSPEVAEAMIREMAWYDAYLKRGSVDRSANTTPGNKKGGLSNIVEKAMGSIVKSGSAPISGVLAPGEKLKSKGLTFAATPASDFICGTLQLAAGMNLHVFTTGRGTPYGLAECPVIKVATRSDLARRWHDLMDINAGRIADGSASIEEVGWELFRLMLDVASGRKKTWAEHWKLANALVLFNPAPVT
- a CDS encoding Bug family tripartite tricarboxylate transporter substrate binding protein, giving the protein MKKILCALAATLAMTSAHAAWPDKTVTMVVPFPPGGSTDLIGRLLASKLETQLGQTFVVDNKAGATGTIGAAHVARSKPDGYTLLVSSLGPYVIAPHLYSKVSYDALKDFDYLTVAVQAPNVLVVPETSKHKSVADVIAFEKANPDTMTFGSSGSGSSDHLTAELFWRQTGTSGVHVPYKGGGPVLAALLGSQVDASFMNINTAIPQIKSGKLKALAITSAKRSPLLPEVPTLAESGIKDANVYSWQAIAAPHGLPADVKAKLHDAMVKGLNDPAVKPKLLELGFEIVGNTPEEFTRFQAAEFKRWKDLIEARKINAN
- a CDS encoding LacI family DNA-binding transcriptional regulator, whose protein sequence is MSEKDITKRSRRGSGAITLRDVARLAGVSPITASRALNTPDQVAAETRQKVLDAVQRTGYVPNRMAGGLASSRSRLIAAVVPSTVMSVFMETIEALNGTLFDAGYQLMLGQSGYSPHREELLLEAIIGRRPDGIFLTGIMQQGKGRTRLLASGIPVVETWDLTPTPIDMLVGFSHLEIGHEVAHFFIGRGRRRLGIVQANDERANRRSRAFAEVVGQSGLADVSIVNVGASRSIKSGREALGRLLAADPDVDAIFCSSDLLALGVMTEARARNIPIPGQIAIMGFGDVPFVADMVPSLSTVHINGANIGKLAARCLIDRADDRSVDQRVVDVGFSIVERETTD
- the kdgD gene encoding 5-dehydro-4-deoxyglucarate dehydratase, with product MNPQELKAIMSHGLLSFPLTDFDAQGEFNAKGYAARLEWLAPHGASALFAAGGTGEFFSLAGDEYAAVIKTAVQTCKGKVPIIAGAGGPTRFAIQCAQEAERQGAHGILLLPHYLTEASQEGLIAHVEAVCKSVKFGVIVYNRNVCRLTPDSLAILAERCPNLIGFKDGIGDIELMSSIFLKMGDRFSYLGGLPTAEVYAAAYKALGTPVYSSAVFNFIPKTAMQFYNAVANDDMATQHRLLREFFMPYLRLRNRSAGYAVSIVKAGASLVGHSAGPVRPPLTDLKPAELEELKALIEKLGPQ
- the gudD gene encoding glucarate dehydratase; the encoded protein is MMSASTPVVTALRVIPVAGHDGMLLNLSGAHAPFFTRNLVIVTDSSGHTGVGEVPGGEKIRKTLEDAAALAVGRPIGAYNAVLTAMREYFADRDSGGRGQQTFDLRVAIHAVTAVESAMLDLLGQHLGVPVAALLGEGQQREAVQMLGYLFYVGDRRKTDLPYRSEPDAADDWTRLRHEEALTPEAIVRLAEAAQARYGFQDFKLKGGVLRGEEEVEAIRALHERFPQARCTLDPNGGWLLKDAVRLTRDLHGVLAYAEDPCGAEGVFSGREVMAEFRRATGLPTATNMVATDWREMAHALSLQSVDIPLADPHFWTMSGSVRVAQTCQAFGLTWGSHSNNHFDVSLAMFTHVGAAAPGRVTAIDTHWIWQDGQRLTKEPLQIVDGYVQVPRKPGLGVELDMAEVEKAHQLYLQHGLGARDDAIAMQYLVPGWTFDSKRPCLVR
- a CDS encoding enoyl-CoA hydratase-related protein translates to MNKTYETLLLTEQDHVLTVVLNRPQSGNALNTQMLTDLVDLFSELYVDPAQVRCLVMTGAGEKIFCAGGDLKERHGMSDEAWRRQHALTEQLMRHIQDCPVPIIAAINGAAFGGGCELAVAVDFAYAAETARFALTEVTLGIIPGASGTQNLPRACGVRRAKEITLTGLPFNAREAYDWGVVNKVCAPDQLLNETMATAKRIAQNAPISIRQAKKSLTMATQLDLSSGYRFELEAYYRTIPTKDRLEGVRAFNEKRPANFTGE
- a CDS encoding CaiB/BaiF CoA transferase family protein; this translates as MQCSSKNGDSHLPLKGIRVVTLEHALAGPLCTRHLADLGAEVIKIERPGEGDFSRGYDDHVHGQSNYFVWLNRGKRSLSIDIKHERSGAILRRLMRSADVMVQNLAPGATKRIGLDYETLSQENPRLIVADISGYGEGGSYVNKKAYDMLIQAEAGVISINGSEDVPARMGLSIVDLATGLYTHTAVLAALVRRGQTGQGANVKVAMLDAIAEWMTYPMYRYAYQGGMVPRLAMNNPNIAPYGAHATKDGSVIFSIQNEREWRSFCAGVMGTPELATNEKYESNSVRIKNAKALTRCIEQHFSSLSTTEAIRLLDKAGIANGRLNTAKELWEHTQLAERDRWRDVRIPGGNTIRALLPPMTFTDFEYEMGSVPALGEHTAEILSCLDFTPSEIQEFYEQDAVA
- a CDS encoding MaoC family dehydratase, whose protein sequence is MVKKASWKGRFFEDFEVGDVYRHPLGRTILSADNTWFTLLTQAPAPIHYDHHYASQTEWKKPIVNSTFVLALVTGQSVTDLSQNVFANLGWDKVVMPKPVFEGDTIYSQSEVLELRDSNSRPNIGILKVRTIGFNQDGVEVISFFRTMMIFREGQGPEIPTPKVKNS